One region of Chryseobacterium sp. C-71 genomic DNA includes:
- a CDS encoding putative LPS assembly protein LptD → MDKTVFKNILQILIILIFNSFLAQQSPKKLTETKVVNDTIPKKDTIIVKKEALEDVFETKADTERRDFPKKMIYLIKNAQIKYQDMQIDADYISIDEAKSTVYARGKQDSLGKIIELVQVTQAGKKYETTDFSYNTKTKQAIAYNARTEESEGVIVAQKTKKYNDSVYVMRRADFTTDDYFIKKKDTVADYKLRASHIKMVKGKNGSSLVTGPVQMYIEEVPTPLVMPFAILPFSQKRSAGILIPSFGEREDVGFFLNGIGYYQPIGEHFDLKVLADIYTKGSWNLRPEMNYLKKYRYSGNFSADIGTTIRGIKGLDDYSKTGTYRIAWRHSQDAKSNPFLTFSASVDVTSQTFYNNTVNNAYILNESVLRTSQNSTLSLTKRFLKLPATITGTASYSQNFSTGLADLRLPQMNVAINQFYLFGSKTGVRSGLLENITVNTGLNLTNFVSTGEGELFTKAMWDKMQTGLKNNITIGTNTTIAKYFTFSLGANIDNALTTKTLTRFYDPLQNKVVDQVNKKVAGYSTFSTTASIQTQLYGQANFKKGAAIEAIRHMMSPSIGFTYSPDFGEPGFGYFRNFSDANGAITPYSIFDGGIVGAPTSGMVGALGFNIGNNIEMKVKSKSDSTGIKKVKLFESLNITGNYNFAAKTHPWSIISINGQTSLFDNKLSVNTSLTLDPYRTVFAPGEEIGVRTEEFGAFSVQGFNVQLSYPLSSELFGEKTDYAKKYKQKGEIRNENYYFDDDNYAHFDQAWTLNVNANYAYSKTTARTPNRLASIGLDGSIKLTPFWNITGSTHYDMVTRELAYTRIGFSRDQRSFTINFNWVPFGQYKVYDFFIGIKANILSDALKYKDRSFTSPNPPF, encoded by the coding sequence TTGGACAAAACCGTCTTCAAAAATATATTACAAATTTTAATTATCCTAATTTTTAACAGTTTTTTAGCACAGCAATCTCCTAAAAAATTAACGGAAACAAAGGTAGTTAATGATACCATCCCCAAAAAGGATACCATTATTGTAAAAAAAGAAGCCTTAGAGGATGTATTCGAAACTAAGGCAGACACAGAACGTAGAGACTTTCCCAAAAAGATGATTTATCTGATCAAAAATGCTCAGATAAAGTATCAGGATATGCAGATAGATGCAGATTATATATCAATTGACGAAGCAAAAAGTACCGTTTATGCCAGAGGTAAACAAGATTCTTTAGGTAAAATTATAGAATTGGTACAGGTTACCCAAGCCGGAAAAAAATACGAAACAACAGATTTTAGCTACAATACAAAAACGAAGCAGGCAATAGCTTACAATGCTAGAACTGAAGAAAGTGAGGGGGTGATTGTTGCTCAGAAGACAAAAAAGTACAACGATTCTGTTTACGTGATGCGACGTGCAGATTTTACGACAGATGATTATTTTATAAAAAAGAAAGATACCGTAGCAGATTATAAATTACGTGCATCCCACATAAAAATGGTAAAAGGTAAAAACGGATCATCTTTGGTCACAGGGCCGGTGCAGATGTATATAGAAGAAGTTCCGACTCCGCTTGTGATGCCTTTTGCTATTTTGCCTTTTTCGCAAAAAAGATCCGCAGGTATTTTGATTCCTAGCTTTGGAGAAAGGGAAGATGTAGGTTTTTTCTTAAATGGAATAGGATATTATCAACCTATCGGCGAACATTTTGACCTGAAAGTTTTAGCAGATATTTACACAAAAGGAAGCTGGAACCTTCGTCCGGAAATGAATTACCTCAAGAAATACAGATATTCAGGTAACTTCTCGGCAGATATAGGGACAACTATTCGAGGGATTAAAGGTTTAGATGATTACAGTAAAACCGGAACTTACAGAATTGCTTGGAGACACAGTCAGGATGCAAAATCGAATCCGTTTTTAACCTTTTCTGCATCAGTGGATGTTACCAGCCAAACGTTTTATAACAATACGGTCAATAATGCTTATATTTTGAATGAGAGTGTACTGAGAACTTCCCAGAATTCTACGCTTTCGCTTACCAAAAGATTTCTAAAACTTCCTGCAACAATTACCGGAACGGCTTCTTATTCTCAGAATTTCTCTACGGGATTGGCAGATTTAAGATTGCCTCAAATGAATGTTGCAATCAATCAGTTTTATTTATTTGGTTCAAAAACGGGGGTACGAAGCGGTTTATTAGAAAATATTACCGTTAATACTGGTTTAAATTTAACCAATTTTGTGAGTACTGGTGAAGGCGAACTTTTCACCAAGGCCATGTGGGATAAGATGCAGACCGGTCTTAAAAATAATATCACGATAGGAACCAATACCACCATTGCAAAATATTTCACCTTCAGTTTGGGAGCTAATATTGATAATGCTTTAACGACGAAAACGCTGACGAGATTCTATGATCCGCTTCAAAATAAAGTAGTTGATCAGGTCAACAAAAAAGTTGCAGGATATTCTACTTTTTCTACCACCGCAAGTATCCAGACGCAGTTGTACGGACAGGCAAATTTCAAAAAAGGAGCAGCAATTGAAGCGATAAGGCACATGATGTCACCAAGTATTGGCTTTACCTATTCTCCGGATTTTGGTGAGCCAGGATTCGGCTATTTCAGAAACTTTTCTGATGCCAATGGTGCGATAACGCCTTACTCAATTTTTGATGGCGGAATTGTAGGTGCGCCAACTTCAGGAATGGTAGGTGCTTTAGGATTTAATATCGGGAATAATATCGAGATGAAGGTAAAATCTAAAAGCGATTCCACAGGTATAAAAAAAGTCAAACTATTTGAATCATTAAATATTACCGGGAATTATAATTTTGCTGCAAAAACTCACCCTTGGTCTATCATATCGATCAACGGGCAGACATCTTTATTTGATAATAAATTGAGTGTTAATACGAGTTTGACTTTAGATCCTTACAGAACAGTCTTTGCTCCGGGCGAGGAAATAGGAGTGAGAACGGAAGAATTTGGTGCTTTCAGCGTACAAGGATTCAATGTTCAGTTGTCTTATCCTTTAAGCAGCGAATTGTTTGGAGAGAAAACAGATTACGCCAAAAAATACAAACAGAAAGGGGAAATCAGAAACGAAAACTATTATTTCGATGATGACAATTATGCCCATTTTGATCAGGCCTGGACGCTGAATGTCAATGCCAACTATGCATATTCTAAAACAACGGCAAGAACTCCAAATAGACTTGCGTCGATAGGTTTAGACGGAAGTATTAAACTAACTCCATTTTGGAATATCACTGGAAGTACTCACTACGATATGGTGACCAGAGAATTGGCGTACACCAGAATCGGTTTC
- a CDS encoding N-acetylmuramoyl-L-alanine amidase: MYTRKFKIILAFLFILSTQFVFSQKKFTVVLDAGHGGSDHGANRNYSDIGTVLEKNVTLAIVLKLGSMLEKNKDFKVIYTRKFDEYPSLTDRTNTANRSKADLFISVHVNSSPSRSATARGTETFVQGPAQNRENLEVAKQENSVIYLDEKDKETFASYDASSPESLIALKLQQSKYLENSLIVGSFVEGNFEKSGRFSRGVKQENLHILRRSSMPSILIETGFVNNYEDAAFLNSESGQQQTAENIYKAIIDYKKAVDRKGGVQAPTRKPEPEKKEEVPLKNDFRILLMTSAIKYNEDDPALKGLNYILALKENGIYKYYYSVTNMASVRDSNIKTAKDAGFRNAYAVGFMPNQKLNAGYYTIEVFTGKDKLSANSFILQTLKDVEREKNNGMFYYTYGKVSSLEDAVKLQKELEAKGIKNTIIQKVYK, translated from the coding sequence ATGTACACACGAAAATTTAAAATAATTTTAGCATTTCTCTTCATACTTTCTACTCAATTTGTCTTTTCTCAAAAAAAATTCACTGTTGTTTTAGACGCAGGGCATGGGGGAAGCGACCATGGAGCGAATCGAAATTATTCAGATATTGGCACCGTTTTGGAGAAAAACGTCACTTTGGCAATTGTGCTGAAATTAGGCTCTATGCTTGAAAAAAACAAAGATTTCAAAGTAATATACACCAGAAAATTTGATGAATATCCATCATTAACGGATCGAACCAATACAGCCAACCGAAGTAAAGCAGATTTATTTATTTCAGTACACGTAAATTCTTCGCCCAGCAGATCGGCAACAGCAAGGGGAACTGAAACTTTTGTACAAGGACCCGCTCAAAACAGAGAAAATCTGGAAGTTGCCAAACAAGAAAACAGCGTAATCTATTTGGATGAGAAAGATAAAGAGACTTTTGCTTCTTATGACGCTAGTTCTCCCGAATCTTTAATCGCCTTAAAACTTCAACAAAGTAAATATCTTGAAAATAGCCTAATTGTAGGAAGTTTTGTAGAAGGAAATTTTGAAAAAAGCGGACGTTTTTCAAGAGGTGTAAAACAGGAAAACCTTCACATTTTAAGAAGAAGCTCGATGCCTTCTATCCTTATTGAGACAGGATTTGTAAATAATTATGAAGATGCTGCATTTTTAAACTCAGAAAGCGGACAGCAACAAACGGCAGAAAACATTTACAAGGCAATCATCGATTACAAAAAAGCAGTAGATAGAAAAGGCGGCGTGCAGGCACCAACGAGAAAACCCGAACCTGAGAAAAAAGAAGAAGTTCCGCTGAAGAATGATTTCAGAATATTATTGATGACTTCTGCCATAAAATATAACGAAGATGATCCTGCATTGAAAGGCTTAAATTACATTCTAGCATTAAAAGAAAACGGAATTTACAAATACTACTACAGCGTAACCAATATGGCGTCTGTAAGAGACAGCAATATCAAAACTGCTAAAGACGCAGGCTTTAGAAATGCGTATGCGGTAGGATTTATGCCAAACCAAAAATTAAATGCCGGATATTACACCATCGAAGTCTTTACCGGAAAAGATAAATTGAGCGCCAACTCATTTATTCTACAAACTTTAAAAGATGTGGAAAGAGAGAAAAACAATGGTATGTTCTATTACACCTACGGAAAAGTGTCTTCTTTGGAAGATGCCGTAAAACTTCAAAAAGAATTAGAAGCCAAAGGGATTAAAAATACGATTATCCAGAAAGTGTATAAATAA
- a CDS encoding porin → MKKILFVLLAVCGISASAQNDSITKPLTVGGYAEVYYTADFNNPKNNSRPSFVYSHNRNNEVNVNLAFIKTAYNTENVRANLALAVGTYMNANYAAEQGVMKNIFESNVGLKISKKHNLWIDAGIFPSHIGFESAIGKDNWALTRSLAADNSPYFETGAKISYTSESGKWFVSGLVLNGWQRIQRVDGNSTPAFGHQLTFKPNEKLTINSSSFIGNDKPDSIRQMRYFHNLYAVYQINKKFGVTAGFDIGAEQKEKGSEQYNIWYTPVLIAKYNATEKLSFTARGEYYQDEKGVIIATGTENGFKTFGYSLNADYQILPNLVWRTEIRNLSSKDAIFMNRIDEINKNSLTATTALVISF, encoded by the coding sequence ATGAAAAAAATACTATTTGTTTTGTTAGCTGTATGCGGTATCAGTGCATCTGCTCAAAACGATTCAATTACAAAACCTCTTACCGTTGGCGGATACGCTGAGGTTTATTACACTGCAGATTTTAATAATCCGAAAAATAACAGCCGTCCTTCGTTTGTTTACAGTCACAACCGGAACAATGAAGTAAACGTCAATTTAGCTTTTATAAAAACGGCGTACAACACAGAAAATGTTCGAGCCAATCTTGCTTTAGCAGTCGGAACTTACATGAATGCTAATTACGCAGCAGAGCAAGGTGTGATGAAAAATATTTTTGAATCCAATGTAGGCTTGAAAATTTCAAAAAAACATAATCTTTGGATTGATGCAGGTATTTTTCCTTCTCACATAGGTTTTGAAAGTGCCATCGGAAAAGACAATTGGGCGCTTACAAGAAGTCTTGCAGCCGATAATTCTCCTTATTTCGAGACAGGGGCAAAAATATCTTATACATCTGAAAGTGGAAAATGGTTTGTAAGCGGTTTAGTACTCAATGGTTGGCAGCGTATTCAGAGAGTTGACGGAAATTCTACGCCTGCATTCGGGCATCAGCTGACATTTAAACCTAATGAAAAACTGACCATCAACAGCAGTTCTTTCATCGGAAATGATAAACCCGACAGCATTCGCCAGATGCGATATTTTCATAATCTGTATGCAGTGTATCAAATTAATAAAAAGTTCGGAGTGACAGCAGGTTTTGACATTGGTGCCGAACAAAAAGAAAAAGGAAGTGAGCAGTACAATATTTGGTACACACCGGTTTTAATTGCAAAATACAATGCTACAGAAAAACTGAGTTTTACAGCAAGAGGAGAATATTATCAGGATGAAAAAGGAGTAATCATTGCTACCGGAACGGAAAACGGTTTTAAAACTTTCGGATATTCTCTGAATGCTGATTATCAGATCTTGCCGAATCTCGTTTGGCGTACAGAAATCAGAAATTTAAGCAGCAAAGATGCTATCTTTATGAACAGAATAGATGAGATTAATAAAAATAGCCTGACGGCAACGACGGCATTGGTCATTTCATTTTAG
- a CDS encoding ATP-binding protein → MKIKTKLNAGVGLLFFMIIVLSTLGGWFIYQLKKDTQNILVANYNTLQYSRNMLLSLEEISTEPFAVSEFQKNLNLQRQNITESGEQEVTQNIDDHFSELIVDKGNLKLHSAIRKDIAELMQLNMNAIQIKSGIANTTAENAIAVISIVGTLCFLVAFILMVNLPANISNPIRELTSSIHQIANQNYRQRVQFESSSEFGELARSFNTMAEKLQEYSESRIDKILKGKKRIETLIDNMHDAVIGIDEDRKVLFVNDEALKISGLKKENFVGKLIQDVAVSNDLVRDLIREIVNPDATKNSTAALKIFVEGKENYFEKEILDINVIPTGEKESRFIGQVIMLRNITPFKELDLAKTHFMGTVSHEFKTPISSIQMGLQLLENERIGHLNEEQGKLVSGIKDDTQRLLRITGELLNMTQLESGVVQLNIKPSSVQNMIEDVIAANKSAAENKEIVIKTNITSDISVVNADSEKTSWVLNNILSNAIRYSHEKSVIEINVAKLDNDQVKFSVTDNGRGIEEQYLNKVFTRYFRIPGTKTEGTGLGLSISKEFIEAQGGTIAVESEIGVGSTFYFILKSDSTKD, encoded by the coding sequence ATGAAAATAAAAACTAAGCTTAATGCAGGAGTTGGTCTGCTGTTTTTTATGATAATTGTGCTGTCAACTTTGGGTGGATGGTTTATTTATCAGCTAAAAAAAGATACCCAGAATATTCTTGTGGCGAACTACAATACCTTGCAGTACTCCAGAAATATGCTGTTGTCTCTCGAAGAAATTTCTACCGAGCCTTTTGCGGTGTCAGAATTTCAAAAAAACCTTAATCTTCAGCGTCAGAATATTACAGAAAGTGGAGAACAAGAAGTCACTCAAAATATTGATGATCATTTTTCGGAGCTGATAGTTGATAAGGGAAATTTAAAATTACATTCGGCCATCCGAAAAGATATTGCCGAGCTCATGCAGCTCAATATGAATGCCATCCAGATCAAAAGCGGAATTGCCAATACGACGGCAGAAAATGCAATTGCGGTAATTTCTATCGTCGGAACTTTATGTTTTTTAGTTGCATTTATTTTAATGGTGAATTTACCTGCCAATATTTCAAATCCGATTCGAGAGCTGACTTCGAGTATTCATCAGATTGCCAATCAGAATTACAGACAGCGGGTACAGTTTGAAAGCAGCAGTGAGTTTGGAGAATTGGCAAGATCTTTCAATACAATGGCAGAAAAACTTCAGGAATATTCTGAAAGCAGGATCGATAAAATTTTAAAAGGAAAAAAACGCATTGAAACTCTGATTGACAATATGCACGATGCGGTGATTGGAATTGATGAAGACCGAAAAGTTCTCTTCGTGAATGATGAAGCATTGAAAATTTCAGGTTTAAAAAAAGAAAACTTTGTAGGAAAACTCATTCAGGATGTTGCAGTTTCTAACGATTTGGTGCGTGATCTTATCCGGGAAATAGTTAATCCGGATGCGACAAAAAATTCTACAGCAGCATTGAAAATTTTTGTAGAAGGGAAAGAAAATTATTTTGAAAAAGAAATTTTAGACATCAATGTTATCCCGACTGGCGAAAAAGAAAGCCGCTTCATTGGTCAGGTCATTATGCTGAGAAATATCACGCCTTTTAAGGAATTGGATTTAGCCAAAACTCATTTTATGGGAACGGTTTCACATGAATTCAAAACTCCTATTTCATCCATTCAAATGGGCTTGCAGTTATTGGAAAATGAAAGGATTGGTCATCTCAACGAGGAGCAAGGCAAGTTGGTTTCCGGAATTAAAGATGATACGCAGCGTTTACTCAGAATTACCGGAGAACTTCTCAATATGACTCAGCTGGAATCTGGTGTGGTGCAATTAAATATAAAACCTTCATCAGTTCAAAACATGATTGAAGATGTCATTGCTGCAAATAAATCGGCTGCAGAGAATAAAGAGATTGTCATCAAAACGAATATTACCTCGGATATTTCCGTCGTGAATGCAGACAGCGAGAAAACATCGTGGGTTTTGAACAATATTTTATCGAATGCCATCCGGTATTCGCATGAGAAATCGGTGATTGAAATCAATGTAGCTAAATTGGATAACGATCAGGTGAAATTTTCGGTCACAGACAACGGTCGCGGGATAGAAGAGCAGTATTTAAATAAAGTCTTTACCCGATATTTCAGAATTCCTGGGACAAAAACAGAAGGCACAGGTCTTGGTCTCAGCATCAGCAAAGAATTTATTGAAGCCCAGGGCGGAACAATTGCTGTTGAAAGTGAAATAGGAGTAGGAAGTACCTTTTATTTTATTCTTAAATCTGATAGCACTAAAGATTAG
- a CDS encoding sensor protein KdpD has product MNESRKSAEEFLHLINSSKRGKLKIYIGMSAGVGKTYRMLQEAHVLLQNGIDVKIGYVETHNRKETHDLLEGLPIIPRRKLFYKGKELEELDVPAIIVLRPEIVIIDELAHTNIEGSKNKKRWQDVFEILEAGINVISAVNIQHLESLNDEVKAVTGIEVAERIPDTVLASADEVVNIDLTADELILRLKEGKIYDQSKIPSALNNFFKNENILQLRELALKEVASQVTRKVETEVVTGKTLKKERFLACISSNEVTAKNVIRKTARLASYYNSQWFLLYVQIPRESADRIALNKQRHLINNFRLATELGAEIIKIQSKNIAMTIMEQCEERNITTMCIGKPHLDIWRIILATDTFNSLLKRLSKQNVDLVILS; this is encoded by the coding sequence ATGAATGAATCAAGAAAATCTGCAGAAGAGTTTCTGCATCTCATCAACAGTTCAAAACGGGGTAAACTGAAAATTTACATCGGGATGAGTGCGGGCGTAGGGAAAACCTATAGAATGCTTCAGGAAGCTCACGTGCTCCTTCAAAACGGAATAGATGTAAAGATAGGATATGTGGAAACACACAATCGTAAGGAAACACATGATTTGCTGGAAGGTCTTCCTATTATTCCCCGAAGAAAATTATTTTACAAAGGCAAAGAGCTGGAAGAACTGGATGTTCCGGCGATCATCGTCCTGCGTCCGGAAATCGTGATTATTGACGAATTGGCTCACACCAATATCGAAGGAAGCAAAAATAAAAAAAGATGGCAGGATGTTTTTGAGATTTTAGAAGCAGGAATTAATGTCATCAGTGCGGTCAATATTCAGCATTTGGAAAGTCTCAACGATGAGGTAAAAGCTGTAACCGGAATTGAAGTTGCGGAAAGAATTCCTGATACCGTTCTGGCTTCGGCGGATGAGGTTGTCAATATTGACCTTACCGCTGATGAATTGATTTTAAGATTAAAAGAAGGGAAAATTTACGACCAAAGTAAAATACCGTCTGCGCTCAATAATTTTTTTAAAAACGAAAATATCCTTCAACTTCGTGAGTTGGCGCTGAAAGAAGTGGCATCGCAGGTTACAAGGAAAGTTGAAACAGAAGTTGTCACTGGAAAAACTTTAAAAAAAGAAAGATTTCTTGCGTGCATCAGTTCAAACGAAGTGACAGCAAAAAATGTTATCCGGAAGACCGCAAGACTGGCAAGTTATTACAACAGTCAGTGGTTTTTGCTGTATGTTCAGATTCCCAGAGAATCGGCGGACAGAATTGCGCTGAATAAACAGAGACATTTGATTAATAATTTCAGACTGGCTACCGAATTGGGCGCAGAAATCATAAAAATTCAAAGTAAAAATATTGCAATGACCATCATGGAGCAATGCGAAGAAAGAAATATTACGACGATGTGTATCGGAAAACCACATTTGGATATCTGGAGAATTATTCTGGCAACAGACACTTTTAATTCCTTACTCAAAAGACTGTCTAAACAGAACGTAGATTTAGTAATTTTGTCGTAA